One segment of Nocardioides sp. QY071 DNA contains the following:
- a CDS encoding DMT family transporter: protein MSVQSSAIASRSHPLSTVPAGLAWGLAGVVAFSFTVPLTRVALGGLDPLFIGAGRAVVAAALAAGALVLTRQPLPRGRQWLRLAIVAGGVVAGFPLLTSYALTEVPASHGAVVIAMLPAATAVIAVLRTGERPVRAFWAFAALGALAAVGFAMLQGGTGGHLQRADLLLVLAVLACATGYAEGGVISRELGSWQTISWALVLAAPVMVALTATSIVTEPPSGSPTQWLCFAYLACISMFLGFFAWYRGLAIGPMAQVSQVQLAQPVLSIAWAGLLLGEQITWLTLAGGLTVVACAAGASSSRARTARARPS from the coding sequence ATGTCAGTACAGAGTAGCGCTATCGCCTCTCGATCGCACCCGCTATCCACCGTCCCCGCCGGGCTGGCCTGGGGCCTGGCCGGGGTCGTCGCCTTCTCGTTCACGGTGCCGCTCACCCGGGTCGCCCTCGGCGGGCTCGACCCGCTGTTCATCGGCGCGGGCCGCGCGGTCGTCGCCGCGGCGCTGGCCGCCGGCGCGCTCGTCCTCACCCGGCAGCCGCTCCCCCGCGGCCGCCAGTGGCTGCGGCTGGCGATCGTCGCCGGCGGGGTCGTCGCCGGGTTCCCGCTGCTGACGTCGTACGCGCTGACCGAGGTGCCGGCCAGCCACGGCGCCGTGGTGATCGCGATGCTGCCGGCCGCCACCGCCGTGATCGCGGTGCTGCGCACCGGTGAGCGCCCGGTCCGCGCGTTCTGGGCGTTCGCCGCGCTGGGCGCGCTCGCGGCCGTGGGCTTCGCGATGCTGCAGGGCGGCACCGGCGGCCACCTCCAGCGGGCCGACCTGCTGCTGGTGCTGGCGGTGCTGGCCTGCGCGACCGGGTACGCCGAGGGCGGGGTGATCTCCCGCGAGCTGGGCTCCTGGCAGACCATCTCGTGGGCGCTGGTGCTGGCCGCGCCGGTGATGGTGGCGCTGACGGCGACCAGCATCGTCACCGAACCGCCGTCGGGCAGCCCGACCCAGTGGCTGTGCTTCGCCTACCTGGCGTGCATCAGCATGTTCCTCGGCTTCTTCGCCTGGTACCGCGGCCTCGCGATCGGGCCGATGGCGCAGGTCAGCCAGGTCCAGCTGGCCCAGCCGGTGCTGAGCATCGCCTGGGCCGGGCTGCTGCTCGGCGAGCAGATCACCTGGCTGACCCTGGCCGGCGGGTTGACCGTGGTCGCGTGTGCCGCGGGCGCTAGTTCTTCCCGCGCCCGTACAGCCCGCGCACGACCTTCGTGA
- a CDS encoding nuclease-related domain-containing protein translates to MTDWIVRRWARYGHDRLYAETPVGTALGYLDLKTGRYHSDDFSNLPLLERAVSDHLAAREPKQAEPAEETALAEVAASDVVAESPPAWEDIGSEPAGSAAREQALAARAAQGKVRHFLARAFDVKTDERAWRIGADGEQAVAAQLAKLGPEWRVLHAIRVGDRGSDIDHLVIGPGGVLTVNAKHHPKASVWVGGDTFMVNGRRVPYIRNSRHEAKRAARLLTEQVGFPVTALGVIAVMGAHQGLKIKKQPEDGAVVIVQRRRISQYVRALPPRLTEREVAAIHEAARRSTTWR, encoded by the coding sequence GTGACGGACTGGATCGTGCGCCGGTGGGCTCGCTACGGCCACGACCGCCTGTACGCCGAGACGCCCGTCGGGACCGCGCTGGGCTACCTCGACCTGAAGACGGGCCGCTATCACTCGGACGACTTCAGCAACCTCCCGCTGCTGGAGAGAGCGGTCAGCGACCACCTCGCAGCCCGCGAGCCGAAGCAGGCGGAGCCGGCGGAGGAGACGGCACTCGCGGAGGTCGCTGCGTCCGATGTCGTCGCCGAGTCGCCGCCGGCGTGGGAGGACATCGGCAGCGAGCCCGCGGGCAGTGCCGCCCGCGAGCAGGCGCTCGCCGCACGCGCGGCGCAAGGCAAGGTCAGGCACTTCCTGGCGCGGGCGTTCGACGTGAAGACGGACGAGCGTGCGTGGCGCATCGGCGCCGACGGTGAGCAAGCGGTCGCGGCACAGCTGGCCAAGCTCGGTCCGGAGTGGCGCGTCCTGCACGCGATCAGAGTCGGCGACCGGGGATCCGACATCGACCACCTGGTGATCGGTCCGGGCGGTGTGCTCACCGTGAACGCCAAGCACCACCCGAAGGCGAGCGTCTGGGTCGGCGGAGACACGTTCATGGTCAACGGTCGCCGCGTGCCGTACATCCGCAACAGCCGACACGAGGCCAAGCGGGCGGCTCGCCTGCTCACTGAGCAGGTCGGCTTCCCCGTGACCGCGCTCGGCGTGATCGCGGTGATGGGCGCCCACCAGGGGCTCAAGATCAAGAAGCAGCCCGAAGACGGAGCCGTCGTCATCGTTCAGCGTCGCAGGATCAGCCAGTACGTTCGCGCGCTCCCGCCGCGACTCACCGAGCGCGAGGTCGCGGCGATCCACGAGGCGGCCCGTCGCTCGACGACCTGGCGGTAG
- a CDS encoding matrixin family metalloprotease has product MTGRRLWGVVLLLSVALFAGVVALGATGFGREVPDPTYAFLNEQPYAAGEPVTWRPCEPIRYEVNPLHARGSDDEAVARVRDAVAEVAAVSGFRFTYVGTTDRRPANAAEERESDPPVLIAWASADEVPELEGDVAGIGGSAARQRGRRLWYVTGRVVLDVAAVEDDGDERATLLHELGHVLGLDHVDSRRELMYAQSVGREDFGPGDRKGLARLGKGTGSCS; this is encoded by the coding sequence GTGACGGGTCGCCGGCTGTGGGGTGTCGTGCTCCTGCTGAGCGTGGCCCTCTTCGCCGGCGTCGTGGCGCTGGGAGCGACCGGCTTCGGGCGCGAGGTGCCCGATCCGACGTACGCCTTCTTGAACGAGCAGCCCTACGCCGCCGGCGAGCCCGTCACCTGGCGCCCGTGCGAGCCGATCCGCTATGAGGTCAACCCGCTGCACGCGCGCGGCAGCGACGACGAGGCCGTGGCGCGGGTGCGGGACGCGGTGGCCGAGGTGGCGGCGGTGAGCGGCTTCCGGTTCACCTACGTCGGCACCACCGACCGGCGCCCGGCGAACGCCGCCGAGGAACGCGAGTCGGACCCTCCCGTCCTGATCGCCTGGGCCAGCGCGGACGAGGTCCCCGAGCTGGAGGGGGACGTCGCCGGGATCGGCGGCTCGGCAGCGCGGCAGCGGGGCCGCCGGCTCTGGTACGTCACGGGCCGCGTGGTCCTCGACGTCGCCGCGGTCGAGGACGACGGCGACGAGCGGGCCACGCTGCTCCACGAGCTCGGCCACGTGCTGGGGCTCGACCACGTCGACTCGCGGCGCGAGCTGATGTACGCGCAGAGCGTCGGTCGGGAAGACTTCGGTCCGGGCGACCGGAAGGGGCTCGCCCGACTCGGGAAGGGGACCGGATCATGCAGCTGA
- a CDS encoding IS481 family transposase produces the protein MSHATHANAALTPRARLRLARLIVDHGWPPARAAERYDVSWRTAKKWADRYRDEGPDGMLDRSSAPHRQPNRTPAPIVRKIVHLRWKQRLGPVEIADRLNMPASTVHAVLVRCRINRLSHIDRATGEPIRRYEHEKPGDLMHVDVKKLGKVPDGGGWRYVGRQQGEKNRSATVARTGVPRNKWRNPVIGTCYLHTVVDDHSRVAYVEAHDDETKETAAEVLKNAVAWFAERGVVVKRVLSDNGSCYKSHLWRDTCADLGITPKKTRPYRPQTNGKIERFHRTLAEGWAFKKFYNSESARLAALPAWIHEYNHHRPHSAIGKAAPITRLDNLAGHHS, from the coding sequence GTGTCACACGCTACCCATGCCAACGCAGCCCTGACCCCACGTGCGCGCCTACGTCTTGCGCGCCTGATCGTCGATCACGGCTGGCCGCCAGCTCGAGCTGCCGAGCGCTACGACGTCTCGTGGCGCACAGCGAAGAAGTGGGCCGATCGCTACCGCGACGAGGGACCGGACGGAATGCTCGACCGGTCCTCAGCCCCGCATCGGCAGCCGAACCGCACACCGGCGCCGATCGTGCGCAAGATCGTGCACCTGCGCTGGAAGCAGCGACTCGGCCCCGTCGAGATCGCCGACCGCCTCAACATGCCTGCCTCGACCGTGCACGCGGTCCTGGTCCGCTGCCGGATCAACCGCCTCTCCCACATCGACCGCGCCACCGGCGAGCCGATCCGCCGCTACGAGCACGAGAAGCCCGGCGACCTGATGCATGTCGACGTCAAGAAACTCGGCAAGGTCCCCGACGGCGGCGGCTGGCGCTACGTCGGGCGTCAGCAGGGCGAGAAGAACCGGTCGGCCACAGTCGCGCGAACAGGCGTGCCTCGCAACAAGTGGCGCAACCCGGTGATCGGGACCTGTTACCTGCACACCGTTGTCGACGACCACTCCCGCGTGGCCTACGTCGAGGCTCACGACGACGAGACCAAGGAGACCGCGGCCGAGGTCCTCAAGAACGCGGTCGCCTGGTTCGCCGAACGCGGCGTCGTCGTGAAGCGCGTGCTCAGCGACAACGGCAGCTGCTACAAGTCCCACTTGTGGCGCGACACCTGTGCCGATCTGGGCATCACGCCGAAGAAGACTCGGCCCTACCGTCCGCAGACCAACGGCAAGATCGAGCGCTTCCACCGCACCCTGGCCGAAGGCTGGGCATTCAAGAAGTTCTACAACTCCGAGTCAGCCCGGCTCGCCGCTCTGCCAGCATGGATCCACGAGTACAACCACCACCGGCCCCACTCAGCAATCGGGAAGGCCGCACCCATCACCAGGCTGGACAACCTGGCTGGGCATCACAGCTAG
- a CDS encoding YaeQ family protein produces the protein MAAGATMHTFEVELADTDRGVYEEFTLRAARHPSETEAYLVTRVLAYCLEHEEGITFSEGISATDAPAVLVRDLSGKLLAWIEVGAPDAARLHTGSKAAERTTIYTHRDPAKVLAQWSGARIHRAAEIVLHSFDPGFIDSAVDTMERRNTITLTVTERQLYLELNGVHLSSAVHDHPIS, from the coding sequence ATGGCGGCCGGCGCGACGATGCACACGTTCGAAGTCGAGTTGGCCGACACGGATCGCGGCGTCTACGAGGAGTTCACGCTGCGCGCGGCGCGGCATCCGTCAGAGACCGAGGCGTACCTCGTGACGCGCGTGCTCGCCTACTGCCTCGAGCACGAAGAGGGCATCACCTTCAGCGAGGGCATCTCGGCGACCGACGCCCCGGCAGTGCTGGTGCGCGACCTGAGCGGGAAGCTGCTCGCCTGGATCGAGGTCGGTGCACCGGATGCCGCGCGGCTTCACACGGGCAGCAAGGCAGCCGAGCGCACGACGATCTACACGCACCGCGACCCGGCCAAGGTGCTCGCTCAGTGGTCAGGGGCGAGGATCCACCGCGCCGCCGAGATCGTGCTGCATAGCTTCGATCCCGGGTTCATCGATTCAGCGGTGGACACGATGGAGCGCCGCAACACGATCACGCTCACCGTGACGGAGCGGCAGCTCTACCTGGAGCTGAACGGCGTGCACCTCTCCTCGGCGGTGCACGACCACCCGATCAGTTAG
- a CDS encoding DUF1353 domain-containing protein, with protein sequence MQLSPWRPVRPEPERFHDEGSADPPKIVLERVEAGDVHRRTERFRMLHRIAYRDREYGDLLVPADLGTFETDLTSVPTIFTWLVPRTGRHLPPALIHDGLVHAPDEAPTYLSVEGHVLDRVAADRVFRAAMRDTDTGPVRSWLVWSAITLSTIWHGSATWSRATHLRYKVAAAATVAIVVVLGVLATLDLFDVIDEVPWMGERSFVLELVGGLAGAVVVPLLLGLTWGRFAVAGVVSGIALAVLLHVTVALALITLAYQAAEWIARRRPVAAIVIAGVVIAAHLALIVLFLTPFRSN encoded by the coding sequence ATGCAGCTGAGCCCGTGGCGACCGGTGCGGCCGGAGCCGGAGCGCTTCCACGACGAGGGGTCGGCGGACCCGCCGAAGATCGTGCTCGAGCGGGTCGAGGCGGGCGACGTGCACCGCCGCACCGAGCGGTTCCGGATGTTGCACCGGATCGCCTACCGCGACCGTGAGTACGGCGACCTGCTGGTCCCCGCCGACCTCGGTACCTTCGAGACCGACCTGACCTCGGTGCCGACGATCTTCACCTGGCTGGTGCCGCGCACCGGCAGGCACCTGCCGCCGGCGCTGATCCACGACGGGCTGGTGCACGCGCCCGACGAGGCACCGACGTACCTCTCCGTCGAGGGGCACGTGCTCGACCGGGTCGCCGCCGACCGGGTGTTCCGAGCGGCGATGCGCGACACCGACACCGGCCCGGTGCGCAGCTGGCTGGTCTGGTCGGCGATCACGCTCTCCACGATCTGGCACGGGTCCGCGACCTGGAGCCGGGCGACGCACCTGCGCTACAAGGTCGCGGCCGCGGCCACGGTGGCGATCGTCGTCGTGCTCGGCGTGCTGGCGACCCTGGACCTGTTCGACGTCATCGACGAGGTGCCGTGGATGGGCGAGCGGTCGTTCGTGCTGGAGCTGGTCGGCGGCCTGGCCGGGGCGGTCGTCGTACCGCTGCTGCTCGGGCTGACGTGGGGGAGGTTCGCCGTCGCGGGCGTCGTGTCGGGCATCGCGCTCGCGGTGCTGCTCCACGTCACGGTGGCGCTCGCCCTGATCACCCTGGCCTACCAGGCGGCCGAGTGGATCGCCCGGCGGCGGCCGGTCGCGGCGATCGTCATCGCCGGCGTTGTGATCGCTGCCCATCTGGCGCTCATCGTGTTGTTCCTGACGCCATTCCGCTCGAACTGA
- a CDS encoding thioredoxin domain-containing protein: MPNRLANATSPYLLQHKDNPVDWWEWGPEAFAEASKRNVPILLSVGYAACHWCHVMAHESFEDQATADYLNAHFVSIKVDREERPDVDAVYMQATTAMTGQGGWPMTVVMDHEGAPFFAGTYLPDQPRHGSPSFTQVLQALSGAWVDRGDDVRRTAASVAEHLRKEASLPSYALTGERIDGAVATLAQEYDAMAGGFGGAPKFPPTMVLEFLRRYRGDSEQQARHMLARTVAAMAGSGMYDQVGGGFARYAVDRAWVVPHFEKMLYDNAQLLGLYARLGSELGDRIATETADFMLRELRTTEGGFASALDADSPAEPGAHAEEGLFYAWTPAQLAEALGPTDGAWAAELFNVTEDGTFEHGMSTLQLRHYPQDPADRDRLADVRRRLLAAREQRPRPARDDKVVAAWNGLAISGLVDAGRRLGRPDYIEAATGTAELLARLHLEDGRILRVSRDGVAGAHAGVLEDYGCVASGFLALAQATADPRWLQHATGLLDTALAGFAAPDGGFFDTSADAEVLVARPRDPGDNASPSGFSSLVHALVEAHALTGVGRYRDAAETALATVSVLADKAPRFAGWSLAAAVTMLDGPLEVAVVGPAGVERDALVAKALTLPGAVVVAADEASEDIPLLAGRTAVDGRPAAYVCRGFVCERPVTEPDGIG; the protein is encoded by the coding sequence GTGCCCAACCGTCTCGCGAACGCAACGAGCCCGTACCTCCTCCAGCACAAGGACAACCCCGTCGACTGGTGGGAGTGGGGCCCTGAGGCCTTCGCGGAGGCGAGTAAGAGGAACGTCCCGATCCTCCTGTCCGTCGGGTACGCCGCCTGCCACTGGTGCCACGTCATGGCCCACGAGTCCTTCGAGGACCAGGCGACGGCGGACTACCTCAATGCGCACTTCGTCAGCATCAAGGTCGACCGCGAGGAGCGGCCGGACGTGGATGCGGTCTACATGCAGGCGACCACCGCGATGACGGGGCAGGGTGGGTGGCCGATGACGGTGGTGATGGATCACGAGGGGGCGCCGTTCTTCGCGGGGACCTACCTGCCGGACCAGCCGCGGCACGGGTCGCCGTCGTTCACGCAGGTGCTGCAGGCGCTCAGTGGGGCGTGGGTGGACCGCGGCGATGACGTACGACGGACCGCCGCCAGCGTGGCCGAGCACCTGCGCAAGGAGGCGAGCCTGCCGTCGTACGCGTTGACGGGGGAGCGGATCGACGGGGCGGTGGCGACCCTGGCGCAGGAGTACGACGCCATGGCGGGCGGGTTCGGGGGTGCGCCGAAGTTCCCGCCGACGATGGTGCTGGAGTTCCTGCGGCGCTACCGCGGTGACTCCGAGCAGCAGGCGCGGCACATGCTGGCGCGCACGGTGGCGGCGATGGCGGGCAGCGGGATGTACGACCAGGTGGGCGGCGGGTTCGCGCGGTACGCCGTCGACCGCGCCTGGGTGGTGCCGCACTTCGAGAAGATGCTCTACGACAACGCCCAGCTGCTGGGGCTCTACGCCCGCCTCGGCAGCGAGCTCGGCGACCGGATCGCGACCGAGACCGCGGACTTCATGCTCCGCGAGCTGCGTACGACGGAGGGCGGGTTCGCCTCCGCGCTCGACGCGGACAGTCCGGCCGAGCCCGGCGCGCATGCGGAGGAGGGCCTGTTCTACGCGTGGACGCCCGCCCAGCTCGCCGAGGCCCTCGGCCCCACGGACGGCGCCTGGGCCGCGGAGCTGTTCAACGTGACCGAGGACGGCACCTTCGAGCACGGCATGTCGACCCTGCAGCTGCGCCACTACCCCCAGGACCCCGCCGACCGGGACCGCCTGGCCGACGTACGGCGCCGCCTGCTGGCCGCGCGCGAGCAGCGCCCGCGCCCCGCCCGCGACGACAAGGTGGTCGCCGCGTGGAACGGGCTGGCGATCAGTGGGCTGGTCGACGCCGGGAGGCGGCTCGGCCGCCCCGACTACATCGAGGCGGCGACCGGGACCGCTGAGCTGCTGGCGCGGCTCCACCTCGAGGACGGGCGGATCCTGCGGGTCTCCCGCGACGGCGTGGCCGGCGCACACGCCGGCGTGCTGGAGGACTACGGCTGCGTGGCGTCCGGTTTCCTCGCGCTCGCGCAGGCGACGGCCGATCCCCGCTGGCTGCAGCATGCGACCGGGCTCCTCGACACCGCACTGGCCGGCTTCGCTGCTCCGGACGGGGGCTTCTTCGACACCAGCGCCGACGCCGAGGTCCTGGTCGCGCGCCCCCGCGACCCCGGCGACAACGCGAGCCCGAGCGGGTTCAGCAGCCTGGTCCACGCGCTGGTGGAGGCGCACGCGCTGACCGGGGTGGGCCGCTACCGCGACGCCGCGGAGACCGCGCTGGCAACGGTCAGCGTGCTGGCCGACAAGGCGCCGCGGTTCGCCGGCTGGTCGCTCGCGGCCGCGGTGACCATGCTCGACGGGCCGCTGGAGGTCGCCGTCGTCGGTCCCGCCGGGGTGGAGCGCGACGCGCTCGTCGCGAAGGCCCTCACCCTCCCGGGCGCCGTCGTGGTCGCCGCCGACGAGGCGAGTGAGGACATCCCGCTGCTGGCGGGCCGGACCGCGGTGGACGGGCGGCCCGCGGCGTACGTCTGCCGGGGCTTCGTCTGCGAGCGCCCGGTCACCGAGCCGGACGGCATCGGGTGA
- a CDS encoding aldehyde dehydrogenase family protein, with product MTIDAAATFTSLDPATGAVVGTHPIHTADDVHAAVATARKQAEWWEALGFDGRKKALVRWRKVIARRMEELAALMARETGKPAGDALLETALAIDHLAWAASHAEKVLKRRSVSPGLLMVNQAASVEYRPLGVVGVIGPWNYPVFTPMGSIAYALAAGNAVVFKPSEYTPGVGEWLAATFREAVGRPVLQVVTGYGETGAALTTAGVDKVAFTGSTATGKRVMAACAESLTPVVIEAGGKDALIVAEDADVAEAAEAALWGAAANAGQTCAGVERVYVHDRVYDQFLDELVAQAKKLEARPGGQVGPITMPSQVDIIRRHVDDALARGGRALVGGPVPEGARFVQPTVLVDVPEDSAAVQEETFGPTVTVSRVKTMDEAIERANGTRYALGSTVFSKSQGMEIAQRLRAGMTAINGVISFAGIPTLPFGGVGDSGFGRIHGPDGLREFTYPHAIARQRFKPAIALTTFRRTAKEEQQLTKVVRGLYGRGKN from the coding sequence GTGACCATCGATGCCGCCGCCACCTTCACCTCGCTCGACCCCGCCACCGGCGCGGTCGTCGGCACCCACCCGATCCACACCGCCGACGACGTGCACGCCGCGGTCGCCACGGCCCGCAAGCAGGCCGAGTGGTGGGAGGCGCTCGGCTTCGACGGCCGCAAGAAGGCGCTGGTGCGCTGGCGCAAGGTGATCGCGCGCCGGATGGAGGAGCTCGCCGCCCTGATGGCGCGCGAGACCGGCAAGCCCGCCGGCGACGCCCTGCTCGAGACCGCGCTCGCGATCGACCACCTCGCGTGGGCCGCGAGCCACGCGGAGAAGGTGCTCAAGCGGCGCAGCGTCTCGCCGGGCCTGCTGATGGTCAACCAGGCCGCGAGCGTGGAGTACCGCCCGCTCGGCGTGGTCGGCGTCATCGGCCCGTGGAACTACCCCGTCTTCACCCCGATGGGATCGATCGCCTACGCCCTCGCGGCCGGCAACGCGGTCGTCTTCAAGCCGTCGGAGTACACCCCCGGCGTCGGGGAGTGGCTCGCCGCGACCTTCCGGGAGGCCGTCGGCCGCCCCGTGCTCCAGGTCGTCACCGGGTACGGCGAGACCGGCGCCGCGCTCACCACGGCAGGTGTCGACAAGGTGGCGTTCACCGGGTCCACCGCCACCGGCAAGCGGGTGATGGCCGCCTGCGCCGAGTCGCTCACGCCGGTCGTGATCGAGGCCGGCGGCAAGGACGCGCTGATCGTCGCGGAGGACGCCGACGTCGCCGAGGCCGCCGAGGCGGCGCTGTGGGGCGCGGCCGCGAACGCCGGCCAGACCTGCGCCGGTGTGGAGCGGGTCTACGTCCACGACCGGGTCTACGACCAGTTCCTCGACGAGCTCGTCGCCCAGGCGAAGAAGCTCGAGGCCCGCCCCGGCGGCCAGGTCGGCCCGATCACCATGCCCTCGCAGGTCGACATCATCCGCCGCCACGTCGACGACGCCCTGGCGCGCGGCGGCCGCGCCCTGGTCGGCGGCCCGGTGCCCGAGGGCGCCCGCTTCGTGCAGCCGACCGTGCTGGTCGACGTACCCGAGGACTCGGCCGCGGTGCAGGAGGAGACCTTCGGCCCGACGGTGACGGTGTCGCGGGTGAAGACCATGGACGAGGCGATCGAGCGCGCCAACGGCACCCGCTACGCGCTGGGCTCCACGGTGTTCTCGAAGAGCCAGGGCATGGAGATCGCGCAGCGCCTGCGCGCCGGCATGACCGCGATCAACGGCGTCATCTCCTTCGCCGGCATCCCGACCCTGCCGTTCGGCGGTGTCGGCGACTCCGGCTTCGGCCGCATCCACGGCCCCGACGGGCTGCGCGAGTTCACCTACCCGCACGCGATCGCCCGCCAGCGGTTCAAGCCGGCGATCGCGCTGACCACCTTCCGCCGTACGGCGAAGGAGGAGCAGCAGCTCACGAAGGTCGTGCGCGGGCTGTACGGGCGCGGGAAGAACTAG
- a CDS encoding PLP-dependent aminotransferase family protein, producing the protein MSNDSSARIVAGLRAWIRDAAAGAQLPSSRHLVTEYGASPVTVQKALRRLVAEGLVESRPGVGTFVRAVRPARGPDFGWQTAALRSPRADLAKVAGPLQTPPPDVQALHAGYPGPDLLPERLVRTALTRAARGAAATSRPPAAGVPELRAWFATELADATPAHLSAVTPNDVVVAPGSQSALASIFRALVAPGQPLLIESPTYWGAIQAARQAGVELVPVPSDVHGPDPAQVERSFRETGARAFYVQPSFANPTGAHWSLERGDEVLDVVRRHGAFLVEDDWAHDFAIDGEVRPIAARDDSGHVVHLRSLTKSVSPSIRVAAVCARGPARERIIGDRAAESMYVSGLLQQAALEVVSDPGWRTHLRRLRGQLRERRDLLVTAVREQAPSLALDAVPTGGLHLWARLPDGTDAEQVVRDCAADGVWVAAGDEWFPAEPAAPYLRLTFIGPEPAGYPAALDVVERAIRLQHR; encoded by the coding sequence ATGAGCAACGATAGCAGTGCGCGGATCGTCGCGGGACTCCGCGCCTGGATCCGGGACGCCGCCGCGGGCGCCCAGCTGCCGTCGTCGCGCCACCTCGTCACCGAGTACGGCGCCAGCCCGGTCACCGTGCAGAAGGCGCTGCGCCGGCTGGTGGCCGAGGGGCTCGTCGAGAGCCGTCCCGGTGTCGGCACCTTCGTCCGCGCGGTCCGGCCTGCCCGGGGGCCTGACTTCGGCTGGCAGACCGCGGCGCTCCGCTCGCCGCGTGCCGACCTGGCGAAGGTCGCCGGCCCGCTGCAGACGCCGCCGCCCGACGTGCAGGCGCTGCACGCGGGCTACCCGGGCCCGGACCTGCTGCCCGAGCGGCTGGTCCGCACCGCGCTGACCCGGGCCGCGCGAGGAGCAGCCGCCACCTCGCGCCCGCCGGCGGCGGGAGTGCCCGAGCTGCGCGCGTGGTTCGCCACCGAGCTTGCCGACGCGACGCCCGCCCACCTGAGCGCCGTCACCCCGAACGACGTGGTCGTCGCGCCCGGGTCGCAGAGCGCGCTGGCCTCGATCTTCCGGGCGCTCGTCGCGCCGGGCCAGCCGCTGCTCATCGAGTCGCCGACGTACTGGGGCGCGATCCAGGCCGCCCGCCAGGCCGGCGTCGAGCTTGTCCCGGTGCCGAGCGACGTGCACGGTCCGGACCCGGCGCAGGTGGAGAGGTCGTTCCGCGAGACCGGGGCCCGTGCGTTCTACGTGCAGCCCAGCTTCGCCAACCCGACCGGCGCGCACTGGAGCCTCGAGCGGGGCGACGAGGTCCTCGACGTCGTACGGCGGCACGGGGCGTTCCTCGTCGAGGACGACTGGGCCCACGACTTCGCCATCGACGGCGAGGTCCGCCCGATCGCCGCCCGCGACGACTCTGGGCACGTCGTCCACCTGCGCTCGCTGACCAAGAGCGTCTCGCCGTCGATCCGGGTCGCCGCGGTGTGTGCCCGTGGACCGGCGCGGGAGCGGATCATCGGCGACCGCGCGGCCGAGTCGATGTACGTCAGCGGGCTGCTCCAGCAGGCCGCGCTCGAGGTCGTCAGCGACCCCGGCTGGCGCACCCACCTGCGCCGGCTGCGCGGCCAGCTCCGTGAACGCCGCGACCTGCTCGTCACGGCCGTTCGCGAGCAGGCGCCCTCGCTCGCGCTCGACGCGGTCCCGACCGGCGGGCTGCACCTGTGGGCCCGGCTGCCCGACGGCACCGACGCCGAGCAGGTCGTCCGCGACTGCGCGGCCGACGGGGTGTGGGTCGCCGCGGGCGACGAGTGGTTCCCGGCGGAGCCGGCGGCGCCGTACCTCCGCCTGACGTTCATCGGCCCCGAGCCGGCCGGCTACCCGGCGGCGCTGGATGTTGTCGAGCGGGCGATCCGGCTGCAGCACCGCTGA